A segment of the Streptomyces sp. NBC_00193 genome:
GCGCCCAGGGCGCCCACGATCGACTGCCGGGCTTCGGTGCGCACGGCTCTGACCAGGTCGTCCTTGGCGGGGAAGTGGTACATCAAGGCGCCCTTGGTCACTCCTGCGGCGGTGCAGATGACGGCGAGCGAGGCCCCTTCGTAGCCGTAGAGGTCGATGGCCTTGGCGGCACCGTTGATCAGAGCCCGGCGCGTCCGCTCGGCTCGCTCCTGCTGCGCCATGGGCGCTCCTCGTGCGTAGGGGATGGAGACGTACGGGTGGTGCGGTCCGGGCGGGCCCGCCCGGACCGCACCACCCGTACGATCAGGCCGCGGTGCCGGCCGGGACGGAGGCCAGGCTGTCCTCGAAGCTCTTGCGGAGCTGGGCGCGGCGGAGCTTGCCGATGCCGGTCTTGGGGATCTCGGACCGGTCGACGGGCAGCAGGTGCGGTACGTCGACGCCCAGCCGCTCGCGGACCCGCTCGCGGATCCGCTCGCCCTGTTCCCCGGTGATGGCGCCGGAGCGCGGGCTGAAGAAGACCGCGAGCTCCTCGGCGCCGCCGGGCTCGGCGGTGACCAGGGAGGCGACGGTGTACGAGGGCTCGATGAAGTCGAGTTCCTCGACGGCGGCCTCGATCTCGTGGCCGTGGTAGGCGATCTCCCCGAGCTGGATGACGTCGTCGGTGCGGCCGGTGACGGTGAGGATGCCGTTCTCCACGTACGCCAGGTCGCCGGTCTTGAACCAGCCGTCGTCCGTGAAGGACTGCCGGTTCTGCACGGGGTTGTCGTAGTACCCGGAGGTGATGGTCGAACCGGTGACCTGGAGGCGGCCGGTGATGCCCCACGGCACGAGGGCGCCGTGCTCGTCGACGACTCGGATGCGGGTGCCGGGCTGCGGGCGGCCGACGGGCACGTAGCGGTCGTCGCCGGCGGCGGCCTCGGTGAACTGGCAGTCGGCCACACCGGCGGTGGTCTCGGACATGCCCCAGCCGGGGAACATGGCGGTGGCGGGCAGCCCGTAGGGGGCCAGCAGGTCCAGGAAGCGGCGGACTACGCCGGAGCGGACGGCCTCGCCGCCGTTCATGATGTAGCGCAGCGGGCTCAGGTCCCAGCCGCGGCCCTCGAAGCGGTCGGCCTGGTCGTTGACGAGCACGAAGGCGAAGTTGGGCGCCCAGGTGGTGTCGGCCCGGTGGGTGGAGACGGCGTCGAGCCAGCGCAGCGGGTCTTCCAGGACCCACTGGATCTTGGCGTGGACCTGGGCGGCGCCGAGGAAGACGTCGCGCGCGTGGAACATGACGAGGCCGCCGATGTGGTCCAGCGGCATCCAGTTGAAGGTGCGGGTGTCCGCGTCGAGCTTGTTCACGCGGGAGGTGGCCGCGCTGCGCGTGAGGATGTTGCGGTGGGTCAGGGTGACGGCCTTGGGCACGCCGGTGCTGCCGGAGGTGAGCAGCAGGACGGCCGGGTCCACGGCGTCCGGCTCGTGCCAGGCGAGGTCCGGCTCGTGGGCGGTGCGCAGGCTCGCCACGTCGCCCAGGTGCGCGGCGGTCCAGCCGGCGTCGGCGGTGACGGCGGGGGCGAGCTCCTGGCCGGTGCCGGTCAGGACGCGGGGGCGGCCGTAGCCGGCCCAGACGCGCTCGAGCAGGCCGGGGCCGTTGACCGC
Coding sequences within it:
- a CDS encoding AMP-binding protein, with the protein product MTGTGISLLDGGPAPETGVAHLGAALVRAVAESEGRGVTYIRADGTEVHQSYAELLDAASRVLAGLRASGAAIGEKIILQSADDADLLSGFWACILGGFLPLPVSADAVNGPGLLERVWAGYGRPRVLTGTGQELAPAVTADAGWTAAHLGDVASLRTAHEPDLAWHEPDAVDPAVLLLTSGSTGVPKAVTLTHRNILTRSAATSRVNKLDADTRTFNWMPLDHIGGLVMFHARDVFLGAAQVHAKIQWVLEDPLRWLDAVSTHRADTTWAPNFAFVLVNDQADRFEGRGWDLSPLRYIMNGGEAVRSGVVRRFLDLLAPYGLPATAMFPGWGMSETTAGVADCQFTEAAAGDDRYVPVGRPQPGTRIRVVDEHGALVPWGITGRLQVTGSTITSGYYDNPVQNRQSFTDDGWFKTGDLAYVENGILTVTGRTDDVIQLGEIAYHGHEIEAAVEELDFIEPSYTVASLVTAEPGGAEELAVFFSPRSGAITGEQGERIRERVRERLGVDVPHLLPVDRSEIPKTGIGKLRRAQLRKSFEDSLASVPAGTAA